CCCGGCATCTCAGCCAAGATCGTCGACGACCACGGCGAGCCGCTACCGCCCGACGAGGAGGGCGAGACACACGTCACCGGTTACCTCGTCCTGGATCAGCCGTGGCCGTCGATGCTGCGTGGCATCTGGGGCGACCCGGAGCGGTACCGCAGGACGTATTGGTCCAAGTATCCCGAGCACGGCTACTACTTCGCCGGCGACGGCGCGCGCTTCGACCCCGACGGCGACATCTGGGTGCTGGGCCGCATCGACGACGTGATGAACATTTCCGGGCATCGCATCTCCACCGCCGAGGTGGAGTCCGCGCTGGTCGGCCATCCGGGGGTGGCCGAGGCCGCGGTGGTCGGGGTCACCGACGACACGACCGGTCAGGCCATCTGCGCGTTCGTCGTGTTGCGGGAGAACTACGAGGCCAGCGACGACACTGTCGAGGAACTGCGTTCCGAGGTCTCCCACGAGATCTCACCGATTGCCAAGCCGCGGGAGGTCCATGTGGTCCCCGAGCTGCCGAAGACCCGCAGCGGCAAGATCATGCGCCGGTTGTTGCGCGACATCGCCGAGAACCGCGAACTGGGTGACACCTCGACACTGCTGGATCCCAACGTGTTCGACGCGATCCGCGAGGCCAAGTAGCCCGAGCGTCAGGCGATCGGCACGAACCCCGAGCCCGGCCGGTTCTTGGCGACGATGTCTGCCAGGTCGGCGTTGATCGACATCACCACCGCCGGTGTGTGCAGCGGAATGTACTTGGTGACGCAACTGGGCAGGCTGTCGCTGAAGGCGCCATGGATCATCCCGACGAGCATGTTGTCCACCGTCACCGGCGCCCCGGAGTCACCGGGCCCGCCGCAGACCTGCATCAGGATGCTGCCCGGGTCCTGGCCAGGGCCCCAAGTGACGCCGCACGAGTTACCCGTGGTGCGACCCTGCTTGCAGGCGATCTGACCGGCCGTCGGGTCCGGGCCGATGCCGTTGATGGCGAAGCCGTTCAGGTTGGCCACCGGGGTCACCCTGGCCGGGTCGAACTTAATCACCGCGTAGTCGAGGCTGTCGTTGCCGGCGACCATGGTGCCCACCTGACCCTGGTTCTCGGCGCCCTCGGCGGCGACGGGAGCACCCGGGCCGCCGCAGTGCGCCGAGGTGAATCCAATGAGGTCACCACGATTGTCGTGGCCGATCGCGGTCAGGGTGCACAGCGTGCCGGTGTTGACCACAATGCCCGCGCCGCCTCCCAGCGGCACCTTGTCGTCGGCGTTCGCCGTGCCGGCCGGAGCCAGTAGCAAGCCGAGGAGCATGGCCACAGCGGCCGCGATGGCGGTTTTTCGGCCGCTAGGCGCCTTCGGCAAAGTAATACTCCCGTCGGGTCATCAGAACATTGGAGAAAGATCGGAGGCCAGTGCGCCAGTGTAGAGGATCGCCTTGTGCCCTCCGGCGCCGTTTCGACCGGCCGTCGACGCCAGTTCGCGGGTCGATCGAGCCTCGTTCACGGACGGTTCGGCTGGCCTCGTCCGGGAACAGATCACATGGCAACATAAACCGCGACGCGGCGCGCCGGTGGGGCGCTGGATGAAGGCGTGCAACGGAGAGGACCGTCTGTGAGCAAACCCGATAAGAACGGTGTGCCCAACACGCTGACCACGATTCCCCTGGCCGACCCCCACGCCAGGGCCGGTGAGCCGTCGGTGGGCGACCTGATCAAGGATGCAACCGCGCAGATGTCGACGCTGGTGCGCGCCGAGGTTGAGCTGGCCCGTGCCGAGATCACCCGCGATGTGAAGAAAGGCCTGACCGGCAGCGTCTTCTTCATCTCCGCGCTGGTGATCCTTTTCTACTCCACCTTCTTCCTGTTCTTCTTCCTGGCCGAGCTCCTCGATACCTGGCTCTGGCGCTGGGTGGCGTTCCTGATCGTCTTCGCGATCATGGTCGTGGTCACCGCGGTGCTGGCCCTGCTGGGCTTCCTGAAGGTGCGCCGGATCAGGGGGCCGAGCAAGACCATCGAGTCGGTAAAGGAATTGCCCGCCGCATTCACGCCGGGGCACGACAAAACGCCGGCGGCCGCGGCGATCACCTCCGACAAGACACCCACCGATCCGTCGGGTTGGTAGATGCCGGCTCCAGATCCGTCGATGGTCCGCATCGACGGGCCCTGGCGTCATCTGGATGTGCACGCCAACGGTATCCGCTTCCACGTCGTCGAAGCGGTTCCCGACGGTGTGGACGCCGGTGCGCCGGCGACCGCCCGTCCGCTGGTCATCCTGCTGCATGGGTTCGGCTCGTTCTGGTGGTCCTGGCGCCATCAGTTGCGGGGGTTGAGCGGGGCCCGGGTGGTCGCGGTCGACCTGCGCGGCTACGGCGGCAGCGACAAGCCGCCTCGCGGCTACGACGGCTGGACGCTGGCCGGGGACACCGCCGGACTGATCCGCGCGCTGGGGCATTCGTCGGCGACGCTGATCGGCCATGCCGACGGCGGACTGGCCTGCTGGGCCACCGCGCTGCTGCATTCGCGGCTGGTGCGCGCTATCGCTCTGGTCAGCTCTCCGCACCCGGCCGCGTTGCGCCGGTCCACGCTGACCCGCCGCGATCAGAGCCGCGCATTGCTGCCGACACTGCTGCGCTACCAGGCGCCGCTGTACCCGGAGCGGCTCCTCACCCGGAACAACGGTGCCGAGATCGAACGCCTGGTGCGCAGCCGTAGCAGCGCTAAATGGATTGCATCCGAGGACTTTTCACAATCCGTCGGCTACCTGCGCCGGGCTATCCGGATCCCAGGGGCCGCGCACTGCGCGCTGGAGTATCAGCGCTGGGCGGTGCGCAGCCAGTTGCGCAGTGAGGGCCACCGGTTCATCAAGTCGACGGAGGCGCCGCTCGGTGTGCCGCTACTGCACATTCGCGGCGACCTCGACCCTTATGTGCGGGCCGCGCCGGTCGAACGGACCCAGCGCTACGCTCCGCACGGCCGGTACATATCTGTGGCCGGCGCAGGGCATTTCAGTCACGAGGAGGCGCCGCAGGAGATCAACCGGCACCTGGTGCGGTTCCTGGAGCAGCAGCGGGTCAGGTGACGCAGGCCCCGGTGTTGACCTGCTGGGTGGCGCCCACCTTGGCCAGCTGACTGTTCACTTCCTCCGCGGTCAACACGAAGCCGGTGTCGGCGTCATCGACGGCGGCGCCGAACACCACACCGAGCACACGACCGTTGAGGTCGATCAGCGGTCCACCTGAATCACCTTGCTCCACATCGGCTCTGATGGTGTAGACGTCGCGGGTCACCTGTTGTGGGCTGTGGTAGATGTCGGGTCCGCTGAGCTTGATGATCTCCCGGATGCGGGCCGGAGTGGCGGTGAAGTTGCCACCGCCCGGGTAACCGAGGACCACCACGTCGGTGCCGGTCTTGGCCGGGTTCACCGCGAATTCCAGAGGGGCCGACGGTAGCCCCGGCGCGCTGAGGATCGCGATGTCCACCTGCGGGTCGTAGGACACGACCGTGGCGTTGAAGTCCTTTCCACCGACCTGCAGCGAGACGCTGTTCGATCCTGCCACCACGTGCGCGTTCGTCATCACCCGTTCCGGGGCGATCACGAACCCGGTGCCCTCCAGAATTTTCTGGCAGCTGGGCGCCAGGCTGCGGATCTTGACGACACTGGGCGCGACGGTGGCGACCACCGGGTTGTTGGCCAGCGCCGGATCCGGTGAGGCGACCGGGATGATAGGGGTCCGGCTGAACGGCGGCAGAACCGCCGGCAGGCCGGAGATGTTGAGCAGCGCCGAAAGCCGCTTGGGCACGGTCTTCAACCAGGTCGGGGCCACCTCGTTGACCTCGGCGAGCACCCGGGAACCCCGCACGGCGGCCGCCAGCTCCGGTTGATCTTTGGACTGAGTCAGCGGTGTCGCCAACAGCCAGGCCGCGGTCAGCACCACCACCAGCTGCAGCCCCACCCCGATCACCGAATCGACCAGACGCACCGGCCGGTTGCGGATCGCGCCGCGCACGGCGCGCCCCAGCACCACGCCGGCGACTTCACCGACCACCACCAGGGCCAGGATCACGAACAGGGCGGCAAACAGTTTCGCGCGCGGCGCGGAGATGTGGCCGACCAGATGCGGCACCAGCAACACCCCGGCCATGCCGCCCAGCACCACCCCAGCGAACGACAGCATGGAACCCAGTGCACCGGAACGCCATCCGGAGATCGCGGCAATGAACGCCACCGCCAGGACAGCGATATCCAGCCACTGCGACGGAGTCATCGTATTCATCGGGAGTCACCCACCAGCACCATGGCGTCGTCCAACTCGCGAAGGTCGTCGGTGTCCCAGGGCTTGGACCACCCCGCGACGTCTAGAACCGCGGAGATCACCTGGCCAGTGAAGCCCCACACCAGCATTTGGTTCAGCAGAAACGCCGGTCCGGCCCAGCGCTTGCCCAACGTGCCGCGGTACACCATTAGCCGATTCTCCGGGTTGATGAACGCCCGCACCGGGACCCGCGCCACGATCGCCGTCTCGGCGTTGTTGACGACGGTGACTGGTCCGGGATCGGTCGAATAGGCGAGTACCGGGACGACGTGAAAGTTGGACGGCGCGATGAACGTCCGTTCCATGGTGGCCAGGGCATGCAGCCTGCTGACGTCAATCCCGGTCTCCTCCCGCGCTTCTCGCAGCGCGGTCGCGACGGGACCCTCGTCGCCGGGATCGGAAGCGCCGCCCGGGAAGGCGGCCTGCCCGGCGTGGTGACGCAGCGTGGCGGCCCGCACGGTGAGCAACAGGTCGGCGTCGTCGGGCACCCCGCCCTCGGCGGGTGCATCCGGCGGCCCGGAGAACAAGACCAGTACCGCGGCGTCGCGGCCTGTGCGGCGCACCGACGAAACCGATCTTGCCGCGGTCACCATGGCGAGGACATCGGCCGGCAGGCGCCGCCGGTATGCGTCGGGAATCTGATCGATGTTGTCGACGAGCGGCCGCAGCCACGGCGGGCCCACGTCCGGAGTCAGGGGAATCGCTGCGGTCACCGGCGCCTCCCTCCTACCCCGCGCCTTCTCCTACCGCGGCCGCGATCTCGTCTGCGCTGCCGAAAGCCCGCGGCAGGGTTTTCGCAACGCTACCGTCTGGCCGCAGCACGACCGTCGCGGGCATCACGTTAACCATTCGCAACGCTGATGCCACCCTGCGCCGACCGTCCTGCAACGTCGGTAACCGAACGCCAAGCTCGGCCAACCGCAGCAAAGCGGCCGTCTCGTTCTCGTCCTGGTGCACCGTCAGCACCAACACGTCGTCACCCGACCGACGCTGATACTCGGCCATGGCGGGTAGTTCGGCTGTGCACGGCGCGCACCAGTATGCCCAGAGGTTGACCACCACGCGGCGTCCGGCCAACGCTTTCGCCACGTCGACCGGGGTGCCATCGGCCGCGCATTCCACTACTACTCCGCGCAGTGCGGGCGGCCCGTCACCGGTGCCGGCGGCCGGACAGGCCGGCAGGCCGGCGCGCTGGCGGGGGCCGGCCAGCGCCGCCGGGGTGTCAGCGTCACGGTGCTCACGCTGAGCGGGGGGCTGGATTCCGGTGCGTCCCGCGGACGGCGCAGCGTCGTCTCGTAGTTGGGCCACCAGCGCCAGCACCATCGCGGCGGCCACCGCCAGGATCGCGATGGTCCAGCGCAATCTCGGCGTCAAAGCCCGGCCATGGCCAGCAGGTGGTCAGTTTCCGGGCCGTTGACCAGGGGCGCGGCCAGCAATGGTTCGGTGGGTCCAAGCCCGAAAGACGGGCAGTCCTTGGCCAGCACGCAAACCCCGCAGGCCGGCTTGCGGGCGTGGCAGACGCGGCGGCCGTGGAAGATCACGCGGTGGCTGAGCAGTGTCCATTCCTTGCGCTCGATCAGTTCGCCGACGGCGTGCTCGACCTTGACCGGATCCTCTTCCGCGGTCCACCGCCACCGTCGCACGAGTCTGCCGAAGTGAGTGTCCACGGTGATGCCAGGAATATCGAACGCGTTGCCCAGGATCACGTTGGCGGTCTTGCGGCCGACGCCGGGAAGCGTCACTAGTTCCACCATGGTTTTGGGGACCTCGCCGTCGAACCGCTCGACGAGGGCTTGACCCAACCCGATGAGCGACGACGCCTTGTTGCGGTAGAACCCGGTGGGACGAATCAGGGCCTCGAGTTCTTCGCGATCGGCCTGCGCATAATCCAATGCGGTCCGGTAGCGGGCGAACAATGCCGGCGTCGTCAGATTGACCCGTTTGTCGGTGCTTTGCGCAGACAGAATGGTCGCCACTGCCAGTTCCAGCGGGGTGGTGAAGTCCAACTCGCAGTAGACAACCGGAAAGGCTTGCGCCAGTGTGCGATTCATACGTCGCGCGCGGCGCACCAAACCGGCGTGGGTCTCGGTCGCGAAGCGCTTGGCGAGCACCGGAGCGAGTGGGGCGGGCTTGGATTTCCCACGCCTGGAAGATTTCGCCGCTGTCACCTACGACAGAGTACTGATTTCGTAATCTCGCTGAGACCTTCGCAGTGTTTACTCTCCTTGTGTTGTGGTTGCTGGTGGCCTGCATTCCGGGGTTGCTGATGCTCGCGACGCTCGGGCTCGGGCGGCTGGAGCAGATGCTTGCCCGCGACACCGTGACAGCCACCGACGTCGCCGAATTTCTGGACCAGGCCGAGGCCGTTGACATGCACACGCTGGCCCGGGAGGGTATGCCGGAGGCGCTGGAGTACCTGCATCGCCGCCAGGCGCTGGGCTTGTTGGCGGCCCCGGAGCCCAAGCAACTGACCGGGCGTCATCACGCCGAGACATTATTTGCCGTCGACTTCGTCGCGCGAATCGACTCGGGTCTGCCCGCCCGCCACGCCGCGGGCTTCGACACCCGCTACCGGAGCAACACGCACGTTACGGTGACTCGACACGTTAATCGTGTGTAGCGTTGGCAGGTCGCGCCGTTTGGCCTACCTTTAGACTCGTGTCGGCCGTCACAGTTTGGCCTGCCCATATCAACTTGGTTAGAACCTGAAGAGGCAAGAAGAGGCAACGTGGACGAGATCCTGGCAAGGGCAGGAATCTTCCAAGGGGTTGAACCCAACGCAGTCGCTGCGTTGACCAAGCAGCTGCAGCCCGTTGATTTCCCCCGCGGACACACGGTTTTCGCTGAAGGCGAGCCGGGTGATCGGCTCTACATCATCGTCGCCGGCAAGGTGAAGATCGGTCGCCGATCACCAGACGGCCGCGAGAACCTGCTCACCATCATGGGCCCGTCGGACATGTTCGGTGAACTGTCCATCTTCGACCCGGGTCCCCGAACGTCCAGCGCGACGACGATCACCGAGGTCCGCGCGGTGTCTATGGACCGCGACGCACTGCGGGCCTGGATCGCCGACCGCCCCGAGATCGCCGAGCAGCTGTTGCGTGTGTTGGCGCGCCGATTGCGCCGCACCAACAACAACCTGGCCGACCTGATCTTCACCGACGTTCCGGGCCGGGTCGCCAAGCAGCTGCTTCAGCTTGCTCAGCGGTTCGGCACCCAGGAGGGTGGCGCGATGCGGGTCACCCACGATCTCACCCAGGAGGAGATCGCCCAGCTCGTGGGTGCCTCGCGGGAAACGGTGAACAAGGCGCTGGCTGACTTCGCACACCGTGGCTGGATTCGACTGGAGGGCAAGAGCGTGCTCATCTCCGACTCTGAGCGCTTAGCCCGCCGAGCGAGGTAAGACCGCGCGGAGCGCGGGCGCGACCGAGCGAGAATCAGACCCCGAGCGAGGTAAGACCGCGCGGAGCGCGGGCGCGACCGAGCGAGGTAAGCGCGGGCGTTCAGGCACGTAAGTGGTTCAGTTGCACCTCGACCGACCACTCGGCGGCGTCCCATAGCTTCTCGTCGACGTCGGTGTAGACGTGCTCGACCACCTGCCGGGCGCTGGCTTCCTCGCCGAGCTCCCGCAGCGCCGCGCGTACCTGATCCAGCCGCTGCTGGCGGTGCACTAGATATTCCTCGGTGATGGCATCCAGATCCGGCAGCTCTGGTCCGTGCCCGGGCAATACCGCGCGGCCGCCCAACCCTCGTAGCCGTTGCAGCGAGTCTAGATACGCGGTCAGATTGCCGTCTTCTTTGTCCATCACCGTCGTGCCGCGGCCCAGCACCGTGTCTGCGGTCAACACCGCATCCTCCAGCACGAATGACAACGAGTCCGCGGTGTGGCCTGGGGTGGCCATCACCTTGATCTTCAAGCCGGCGGCGTCGATCACCTCGCCGTCGGTCAGATGACCCCCGAGGCCGCGCAGGAATCCGCTGCCCGCCGAGCGCACTGTCGCCCCGGTCAACTCGACCAGCTTGTCGATGCCGTCGGTGTGGTCGAGGTGGCGGTGACTGATCAGCACCAGGGTGATCCGGCCGAGTGCGGCGACCCGGGCAATGTGCTCGTCGTCGTCGGGCCCGGGATCGACGATCACCAGCTCGTCGCTGCGCGAGCCGCGCAGCACCCAGGTGTTGGTGCCGTCCAACGTCATCAGCCCGGGGTTGTCACACAGCAGCACCGAGGCGGTCTCGGTGACCGCCCGCAACTGACCGTAGGCAGGATGGGTGAGCGCTGTCGTCTCAGGCATCGGTCGCTAACTGACCTCCACGACTAGCTCCACCTCCACCGGCGCGTCCAGCGGCAGTTCAGCCACGCCGACCGCGGAGCGCGCGTGCTTGCCGGCGTCGCCGAAGACTTCGGCGAACAATTCGGAGGCCCCGTTGACCACGCCCGGCTGACCGTGGAATCCCGGTGCGGAGGCGACGAATCCGACCACCTTGACCACCTGGGTCACCGAGTCCAGACCGACCAGCGAATCCACCGCCGCCAGCGCGTTGAGTGCGCAGGCACGGGCTAGCGTCTTGCCGACATCGGGGGCAACCTCGGCGCCGACCTTGCCGGTGCCGGCCAGCTTTCCTTCGACGAACGGCAATTGGCCCGCGGTGTAGACGAGGTTGCCGGTGCGCACCGCCGGAACATAGGCCGCCAGCGGTGCGACTACCTGCGGAAGCTCGAGGCCAAGTTCTTGCAGTCGGGCTTTGGCGCTCACTTGGGGCGCTTGAGATAGGCGACGTGCTGCTCGCCGGTGGGGCCGGGTAGCACCGACACCAGCTCCCAGCCGTCGGCGCCCCACTGATCGAGGATCTGCTTGGTGGCGTGGGTGAGTAGCGGAACCGTGGCATATTCCCATGCGGTGGGTTGGGTCATGCCGCGAGCTTATCGGCCAAACCAGTAGGGCTAGCATGCGATGGTGGCAAACACATCGAGTGGCGGCAGCACCGTCGGATGGCCGTCGCGCCTGTCGAAGGCTCGCCTGCACTTCGTGACGGGCAAAGGCGGCACCGGGAAGTCGACGATCGCGGCAGCCCTCGCTCTGACCCTGGCCGCGGGCGGCCGCAAAGTCTTGCTGGTCGAAGTTGAAGGGCGCCAAGGGATTGCGCAACTGTTCGACGTGCCGCCACTGCCCTACCAGGAAGTCAAGATCGCCACGGCCGAACGCGGCGGCCAAGTCAACGCGCTGGCGATCGAGCTCGAGGCGGCGTTCCTGGAGTACCTCGACATGTTCTACAACCTGGGCCTCGCCGGCCGTGCGATGCGCCGGATCGGTGCCATCGAGTTCGCAACGACGATCGCTCCCGGACTGCGCGACGTGCTACTCACCGGCAAGATCAAGGAGACGGTGATCCGCCTCGACAAGAACAAGCGGCCGCTCTATGACGCGATCGTCGTCGACGCGCCACCCACTGGTCGCATCGCCCGGTTTCTGGATGTCACCAAGGCGGTTTCAGACCTGGCCAAGGGTGGCCCGGTGCATTCGCAAGCCGAGGGCGTGGTCAGGTTGCTGCACTCCGACCAGACCGCCATCCACCTGGTGACGCTGCTGGAAGCGTTGCCGGTGCAGGAAACACTGGAAGCTATCGAGGAACTCGCCGAGATGCAGCTGCCGATCGGCAGCGTGATCGTGAACCGCAATATCCCGCCATTCCTGGACGCCGGCGACCTGGCGAAGGCCGCCGAGGGTGTCGTTGACGTGGACTCGGTACGGACCGGCCTGGCGGCGGCCGGCATCAAGCTCGAGGACGAAGATTTCGCCGGACTGTTGACCGAGACGATCGAACACGCGACCCGCATCGCTGCCCGCTCCGAGACCGCGCAGCAGCTCGATGCGTTGCACGTGCCGCGGCTAGAGTTGCCAACCATCGCCGACGGTGTCGACCTAGGTAGCCTGTACGAACTTTCGGAAGTGCTTGCACAGCAAGGGGTTCGATAAATATGACGCACCCACACAAGCCTGAAACCCTTGATATGGCGGCAATCCTGGCCGATACGTCCAATCGCGTCGTGGTGTGCTGTGGCGCTGGCGGAGTGGGTAAGACCACCACGGCAGCGGCAATCGCGCTGCGGGCGGCCGAATATGGGCGCACCGTAGTAGTTTTGACCATCGACCCGGCTAAGCGGCTCGCACAAGCGTTGGGCGTCAACGACCTTGGGAATACACCGCAACGGGTGCCGCTGGCTCCGGAGGTGCCCGGCGAACTGCACGCGATGATGCTCGACATGCGTCGCACGTTCGACGAAATGGTGGTCCAGTATTCGGGATCCGATCGGGCCCAATCGATTCTGGACAATCAGTTCTATCAGACCGTCGCCACGTCGCTGGCCGGTACGCAAGAGTATATGGCCATGGAGAAGCTGGGGCAGCTGCTGGCGCAGGACCGGTGGGACCTGGTGGTGGTGGATACGCCGCCGTCGCGTAACGCACTGGACTTCCTGGACGCACCCAAACGGCTGGGCAGCTTCATGGACAGCCGCCTGTGGCGCCTGCTGCTCGCACCGGGCCGGGGTATTGGCCGCCTGGTGACCGGAGCGATGGGGCTGGCGATGAAGGCGATTTCGACGATTCTGGGTTCGCAGATGCTCGCCGACGCCGCCGCGTTCGTGCAGTCTCTGGATGCCACCTTTGGTGGTTTCCGTGAAAAGGCCGAGCGCACCTACTCGTTGCTGAAGCGGCGCGGGACGCAGTTCGTGGTGGTGTCGGCCGCCGAGCCCGATGCTCTTCGCGAAGCTTCTTTCTTCGTCGATCGGTTGTCCCAGGAGGGGATGCCGCTGGCGGGGCTGGTGCTCAACCGCACCCACCCGACGCTGTGCTCGCTGCCGGTCGAACGGGCGATCGACGCTGCCGAGAACTTGGAGTCCGATAAGTCGGAGGCGGCCGCGCTGGCGGCCGCGGTGCTGAAGATCCATGCCGACCGCGCGCAGACCGCTAAGCGGGAGATACGGCTGCTGTCCCGGTTCACCGGCGCAAACCCGCACGTTCCGGTTATCGGAGTGCCGTCACTCCCGTTCGACGTCTCAGATCTGGAGGCGTTGCGCGCGCTGGCGGACCAGATCACGGCGGTGGGTTGACGGTCTCGTTGGGCAATTGATCGTCGCACCAGTGCCCGATAGTGCCTTTCACCTGCGGTGATGGGTGGGAGCAGCGCCGTTATTTGACGCTGATGCAATCGTAACGGCCCCCGATAGGGTGGGAAAGATGTCGCTTTTTGCGCCCTGACCTGCACGAATACCCGTCGGCCTTTAATTTGGCCAGCTATCGTGTAACAGAAATGTAATGACGTAACCCGGCCGGGAGCTACCATCTTCACGCACCGGGGACGGGGTTTGCGATCCTGAGTTGAATACAACCCAACCTGATCCCGCGTCCGTTGCCGACTTCCCGCGTTACAACCACCGCACGGTTTGTCGCGACGCGCAGAGCTGCAATGATGCCGTCCACGAAGCTGTTATTTGACGACGGTTCAACGGCGAGCAAAAACGCCGGCCCGGGTAGCACTCCAACAAACCCCTATTGAACTGCTAAAACAGCGCAATCCAGGGTTGGCATCGGGCACTGCTGTAATAAAAAAGAAATGACGAGCACCGCCGAACCCGGCGTGCTGACCCTCGCCTCAGATGATGTTGCGGCGCTTGCGCTTGTCGAAGTAATCCGACCACGAGACCACCTCGGGGTGCTGCTTGAGCAGCGCCCGGCGCTGGCGCTCGGTCATGCCACCCCAAACACCGAATTCGACCTTGTTGTCCAGGGCGTCGGCCCCGCATTCCTGCATTACCGGGCAGTGCCGGCAGATCACCGCGGCCTTACGCTGGGCGGCTCCCCGCACGAAGAGTTCGTCGGGATCGGTTGCCCGGCATAGCGCCTGCGAAACCCAGGCGATGCGGTCGTCCGCCTCCACGCTGCGTAACAGGTTGCCGGTGGACGTGAGGTTCGTCTTGCGTGCGCCCGGGCTTGTTCCTGACACGAGCTGATCCCTTTCCTTTCGGCCGCCGCTGACGGCCGCCCTCCTCGGGTACCAGCCGAGGTGCGGTCTGGGACACATTGCGCACATCGGTGTTACCTGAATCTCACTGCGTATATAAGTTAGGTGGTCAGGCCGCAATTGCGCAACAGTACGATAACGCTTTTTCTGGGACGGTCGTCCCGTCTTCGATTCGGGCGGTCGGCCCCGCTCTTCCGGCCTGTCACTTTTTGTGGCTCTGACCTGTGATGTCGGTGCGGGCCCCGACCCCCGCCCCCTGGCAAACCTGTTCAACACCTGCTCAAGAATTTTTTCCTGCTGCGCGGCGCGGGAGCGTGAAGGAGGGCCGCTACTGTAGTACGCATGTCCGAGCGCCCCCCGGTCGCGCTCACCCTGGCGAAGCTCGCGGGGTGTTGTCTGCTGGCCAGCGTTGTTGCCACCGCGCTGATGTTTCCGTTCGCCGGTGGCGTCGGGTTGATGTCCAACCGCGCCTCGGAGGTCGTCGCCAATGGCTCGGCCCAGCTTCTCGAAGGTCAGGTCCCGGCTGTGTCGACGATGGTCGACGCCAAGGGCAATGTCATCGCCTGGCTGTACTCGCAGCGCCGCTTCGAAGTGCCGTCGGACAAGATTGCCAACACCATGAAGTTGGCGATCGTATCCATCGAGGACAAGCGGTTCGCCGACCACAACG
The nucleotide sequence above comes from Mycobacterium vicinigordonae. Encoded proteins:
- a CDS encoding ArsA-related P-loop ATPase encodes the protein MVANTSSGGSTVGWPSRLSKARLHFVTGKGGTGKSTIAAALALTLAAGGRKVLLVEVEGRQGIAQLFDVPPLPYQEVKIATAERGGQVNALAIELEAAFLEYLDMFYNLGLAGRAMRRIGAIEFATTIAPGLRDVLLTGKIKETVIRLDKNKRPLYDAIVVDAPPTGRIARFLDVTKAVSDLAKGGPVHSQAEGVVRLLHSDQTAIHLVTLLEALPVQETLEAIEELAEMQLPIGSVIVNRNIPPFLDAGDLAKAAEGVVDVDSVRTGLAAAGIKLEDEDFAGLLTETIEHATRIAARSETAQQLDALHVPRLELPTIADGVDLGSLYELSEVLAQQGVR
- a CDS encoding ArsA family ATPase encodes the protein MTHPHKPETLDMAAILADTSNRVVVCCGAGGVGKTTTAAAIALRAAEYGRTVVVLTIDPAKRLAQALGVNDLGNTPQRVPLAPEVPGELHAMMLDMRRTFDEMVVQYSGSDRAQSILDNQFYQTVATSLAGTQEYMAMEKLGQLLAQDRWDLVVVDTPPSRNALDFLDAPKRLGSFMDSRLWRLLLAPGRGIGRLVTGAMGLAMKAISTILGSQMLADAAAFVQSLDATFGGFREKAERTYSLLKRRGTQFVVVSAAEPDALREASFFVDRLSQEGMPLAGLVLNRTHPTLCSLPVERAIDAAENLESDKSEAAALAAAVLKIHADRAQTAKREIRLLSRFTGANPHVPVIGVPSLPFDVSDLEALRALADQITAVG
- a CDS encoding WhiB family transcriptional regulator; the encoded protein is MSGTSPGARKTNLTSTGNLLRSVEADDRIAWVSQALCRATDPDELFVRGAAQRKAAVICRHCPVMQECGADALDNKVEFGVWGGMTERQRRALLKQHPEVVSWSDYFDKRKRRNII